The Deltaproteobacteria bacterium genome has a segment encoding these proteins:
- the acpP gene encoding acyl carrier protein: MSAVEDKIKKIICEQLDVGEKDVVPEASFVDDLGADSLDQVELIMAMEEEFDVSIPDEDAEKIGTVQDAIDYIQKALEK, translated from the coding sequence ATGTCAGCAGTTGAGGACAAAATTAAAAAGATCATTTGTGAACAGTTGGACGTTGGCGAAAAGGATGTCGTTCCGGAGGCGTCGTTTGTGGATGATTTGGGTGCCGATTCATTGGACCAGGTGGAATTGATCATGGCGATGGAAGAAGAGTTTGACGTCTCTATCCCGGATGAAGATGCAGAAAAAATAGGGACCGTGCAGGATGCCATTGACTATATCCAAAAGGCGCTTGAAAAATAG
- the nrdR gene encoding transcriptional regulator NrdR, whose protein sequence is MICPYCTKIDNKVIDSRLSKDARTIRRRRECIACGRRFTTFERLEDVLPMVVKKDGRREAFSREKIISGIRQACQKLPISVARIEEFADSLETQFQDLGKKEINSSEIGERVINTLKEWDEVAYVRFASVYRQFKDINEFMSELEEILKAKQDMGNPRSV, encoded by the coding sequence GTGATTTGTCCCTACTGTACCAAAATCGACAATAAGGTGATCGATTCCCGACTCAGCAAGGATGCCAGGACCATTCGACGGAGACGGGAGTGTATTGCCTGCGGCCGCAGATTTACCACCTTCGAGAGGCTGGAAGACGTCCTTCCGATGGTGGTCAAAAAGGACGGCAGGCGTGAGGCGTTCAGCCGCGAGAAGATCATATCCGGTATTCGGCAGGCATGCCAGAAACTGCCGATCAGTGTGGCTCGGATCGAAGAGTTTGCAGATTCTCTCGAGACCCAGTTCCAGGATCTGGGCAAAAAGGAAATTAACAGTTCGGAGATTGGGGAACGGGTCATCAATACGCTGAAGGAATGGGATGAAGTCGCCTATGTCCGGTTCGCTTCTGTATACAGGCAATTCAAGGATATCAATGAGTTTATGTCGGAACTTGAAGAGATACTTAAGGCCAAGCAGGACATGGGGAATCCCCGATCCGTATAA
- a CDS encoding Coenzyme F420 hydrogenase/dehydrogenase, beta subunit C-terminal domain: MNIPNPEGQGRLIARVINKGLCVRCGACVGLCPYFNYFDGKVVVMDLCPAGTFQCLQVCPRADYEGTSSFKGTSAGDIGECREILMARSTDEAIQKRSQYGGVVSALLIYALEKEVISSAVLTDAGDLFAPKGRIVHRRSEVLDCAGSRYSASGGLSAMNTALKKGYSRLGVVGLPCQMEALARMRLVQPDGEERADAVSLRIGLFCTWALDYPSLTAYLARQKVEGPVLKADIPPPPAETFKVQTQVGWRSFPLSDIRPMVQKGCFLCEDMTAETSDISVGTAEGRNGWNTVIARTETGSQLLKRAINEGWLETDDLPGASLDHLREAARNKRHRARQAEIDRSTQDE; the protein is encoded by the coding sequence ATGAACATACCGAATCCAGAAGGGCAGGGGCGGTTAATTGCACGGGTGATCAACAAAGGCCTTTGTGTTCGATGCGGGGCCTGCGTCGGATTATGTCCCTATTTTAATTATTTTGACGGAAAGGTCGTGGTGATGGACCTTTGTCCTGCCGGGACGTTTCAATGCCTTCAGGTGTGCCCCAGGGCCGATTACGAGGGGACTTCCTCGTTCAAGGGAACCTCCGCCGGCGACATCGGCGAGTGCAGGGAAATTCTGATGGCACGGTCTACCGATGAAGCAATCCAAAAGAGATCGCAATATGGCGGCGTTGTATCCGCGCTTCTCATCTACGCCCTTGAAAAAGAGGTGATATCTTCGGCTGTTTTGACGGATGCCGGAGATCTCTTTGCACCTAAGGGGAGGATTGTGCACAGGAGGTCCGAGGTCCTGGACTGCGCCGGTTCCAGGTATTCGGCCTCTGGGGGACTATCGGCAATGAACACGGCCTTAAAGAAGGGGTATTCCCGTCTGGGGGTGGTGGGCCTGCCCTGTCAGATGGAGGCCCTTGCCCGAATGCGTCTGGTACAGCCGGATGGGGAGGAGAGGGCCGATGCGGTATCCCTCAGAATCGGTCTTTTCTGTACATGGGCACTTGATTATCCCAGTCTGACGGCCTACCTGGCCCGGCAGAAAGTGGAAGGCCCTGTACTGAAAGCCGATATCCCGCCTCCGCCGGCTGAAACATTCAAGGTCCAGACCCAGGTCGGGTGGAGGAGTTTCCCTCTCTCAGATATCCGTCCGATGGTCCAGAAGGGATGCTTCCTGTGTGAGGACATGACCGCCGAGACGTCCGACATTTCGGTGGGGACGGCGGAAGGCCGCAACGGCTGGAACACGGTGATTGCAAGGACAGAAACAGGGTCTCAGCTATTGAAGCGGGCCATTAACGAAGGCTGGCTGGAAACAGATGACCTACCCGGTGCAAGTCTCGACCATCTCAGGGAGGCTGCCCGCAATAAGCGGCACAGGGCCAGGCAGGCGGAAATTGACCGTTCAACACAAGATGAGTGA
- the fabG gene encoding 3-oxoacyl-[acyl-carrier-protein] reductase — protein MEHSRSRVVVITGGSRGIGRSVAFKFAKEGARIILAHFDADESAARETLDNLESKGITAEAHKLDVSSFESVDHWFGDIFTRFEGVDVLVNNAGITRDTLLMRMGEEEWDAVLGVNLKGVFNCTRAVVRPMIKQRSGRIVNITSVVGQIGNAGQANYAASKAGVMGLTKTTARELAGRGITVNGVAPGFIDTEMTAALSDKVKESFLSQIPMGRMGMPDDVAETVYWLCSDAAGYITGQIIHVNGGMYM, from the coding sequence ATGGAGCACTCACGCTCAAGAGTCGTTGTTATTACTGGAGGGTCCAGAGGAATCGGGCGCTCAGTGGCCTTCAAATTTGCGAAAGAAGGCGCCCGGATTATTCTGGCCCACTTTGATGCAGACGAGTCTGCGGCCCGGGAGACTCTGGACAACCTGGAGAGTAAAGGGATAACCGCAGAGGCCCACAAGCTGGACGTATCTTCATTCGAATCCGTAGATCACTGGTTCGGGGATATTTTCACGCGATTTGAGGGCGTTGATGTCCTCGTGAACAATGCCGGCATCACCAGGGACACCCTTTTGATGCGAATGGGTGAAGAGGAGTGGGATGCCGTTTTAGGCGTGAATCTGAAGGGTGTATTCAACTGCACCCGGGCCGTTGTACGGCCCATGATAAAACAGAGAAGCGGGCGGATTGTTAATATTACCTCCGTTGTGGGACAGATTGGAAATGCGGGACAAGCCAATTATGCCGCTTCCAAGGCCGGGGTCATGGGCTTGACCAAGACGACCGCCCGCGAGTTGGCCGGAAGGGGCATTACTGTTAACGGGGTGGCCCCGGGGTTCATTGACACCGAAATGACGGCCGCGCTCTCTGACAAAGTCAAGGAGAGTTTCCTGAGCCAGATTCCAATGGGGAGAATGGGGATGCCCGACGATGTGGCCGAGACCGTATACTGGCTCTGTTCCGATGCCGCCGGCTATATCACCGGACAGATTATTCATGTAAATGGCGGGATGTATATGTAG
- a CDS encoding serine hydroxymethyltransferase, giving the protein MVNGQRLIDLDPEVYNAISAELKREQRTLVMIASENYASRAVIDAQANVMTNKYAEGYPGARYYGGCESVDRVEILAIDRVKRLFGAEYANVQPHSGSQANMAAYLAFLTPGHTIMGMDLSHGGHLTHGSPVNFSGKFFKTVFYGVDPKSHLIDYGKVRTLARECKPQMIVAGASAYPRRIDFAEFADIARECGAYLMVDMAHIAGLVAAALHPSPVGNADVITSTTHKTLRGPRGGFILSSEKYGARLDKGVFPGTQGGPLMHVIAAKAVAFGESLDPSFVDYQKQVVINARVLAEALIGRGFELVSRGTDTHMVLIDLTAKGITGLEAEQRLGNAGIVANKNSVPFDRRGPKITSGLRLGTPALTTRGLKEPEMKQISAVITDLLENPKDARILERAQGIVSDLCNSFPIYDQDCGIQGLRNFWGRS; this is encoded by the coding sequence ATGGTAAACGGACAAAGACTCATAGATCTGGACCCGGAAGTCTATAACGCGATCAGCGCGGAACTGAAAAGAGAACAGCGCACCCTGGTCATGATTGCTTCGGAGAACTATGCCAGCCGTGCCGTAATAGATGCCCAGGCCAACGTGATGACCAATAAATATGCAGAGGGCTATCCCGGAGCCCGTTATTACGGCGGGTGTGAATCCGTGGACAGGGTTGAAATACTGGCAATTGATCGGGTGAAACGGTTATTTGGTGCCGAGTATGCAAATGTACAGCCCCATTCCGGTTCTCAGGCGAATATGGCCGCTTATCTGGCCTTTCTCACGCCCGGCCACACCATCATGGGCATGGATCTCTCCCATGGAGGGCATTTGACCCATGGGAGTCCTGTGAACTTTTCAGGTAAATTTTTCAAGACGGTTTTTTATGGGGTAGATCCAAAAAGCCACCTGATAGATTATGGTAAGGTGAGAACACTGGCCAGGGAATGCAAGCCTCAGATGATTGTGGCCGGGGCGAGCGCCTACCCCAGGCGCATCGACTTTGCGGAATTCGCAGATATTGCACGTGAATGCGGAGCATATCTCATGGTGGACATGGCGCATATCGCCGGGCTGGTGGCTGCCGCGCTCCATCCCTCACCCGTTGGAAACGCCGACGTCATCACCTCCACCACCCATAAGACCCTGAGAGGCCCCAGGGGCGGATTCATCCTCTCTTCTGAAAAATATGGTGCCAGACTGGATAAGGGCGTTTTCCCCGGTACGCAGGGGGGGCCATTGATGCATGTGATCGCGGCCAAGGCGGTTGCATTCGGAGAATCCCTTGATCCGTCTTTTGTCGATTACCAGAAACAGGTGGTTATAAACGCGAGGGTGCTCGCAGAGGCGCTTATTGGACGTGGTTTTGAGCTGGTATCGAGAGGTACCGATACTCACATGGTCTTAATTGACCTGACGGCAAAAGGGATCACAGGCCTGGAGGCAGAGCAACGTCTTGGAAACGCCGGAATTGTTGCAAATAAAAATAGCGTCCCCTTTGACCGGCGGGGTCCCAAGATAACGAGCGGTCTGAGACTGGGCACGCCGGCCCTTACGACTCGGGGCCTTAAGGAACCTGAAATGAAACAGATCTCGGCCGTGATCACGGACCTGCTGGAAAACCCAAAGGACGCCCGGATTCTGGAGCGGGCTCAGGGAATCGTCTCCGATCTATGCAACAGCTTCCCGATATATGATCAGGATTGCGGAATTCAGGGATTGAGAAATTTTTGGGGAAGATCTTAA
- a CDS encoding cytidine/deoxycytidylate deaminase family protein, with protein sequence MPRPSWDEYFMSITEMVATRSTCLRRFVGAILVKDKRILATGYNGAPAGLKHCEETGCLRANGSVPSGMRHELCRGLHAEQNAIIQAACYGISIRGSTLYCTNKPCIICSKMIINAGIRTVFYKEGYDDPLADKMLAEAGVQIVRFPP encoded by the coding sequence ATGCCCAGACCTTCCTGGGACGAATATTTCATGTCCATCACCGAGATGGTGGCCACTCGATCCACATGTCTCAGACGGTTTGTGGGCGCTATCCTGGTCAAGGATAAGAGGATCCTTGCGACCGGCTACAATGGTGCACCCGCCGGTCTCAAACACTGTGAGGAGACCGGCTGCCTTCGAGCGAATGGGTCTGTACCTTCCGGTATGAGGCATGAACTCTGCCGGGGGTTGCACGCGGAACAGAACGCCATTATTCAGGCGGCCTGCTACGGAATTTCCATTCGCGGATCCACTCTCTACTGCACGAATAAGCCCTGTATCATCTGCTCCAAAATGATTATCAATGCGGGCATCAGAACCGTGTTCTATAAGGAGGGATATGATGATCCGCTGGCCGACAAAATGCTGGCTGAGGCCGGCGTCCAGATTGTGAGGTTTCCTCCGTGA
- the fabF gene encoding beta-ketoacyl-ACP synthase II, producing MARRVVVTGLGMVTPLGTGVEKSWEAACSGASGIAPITKFDVSGFSSQIAGEVKDFRSQDFMDKQEIRRFDIFIHYAIASARMALEDSGLRIDAGNCHRVGCVTGTGLGGLTMLENYHSILLERGPKRISPFFIPGIIANMVPGQIAIEFGAKGPNLSIETACAASAHAIGESFRMIRDGISDVMITGGAEAVITPLALGGFCSMRALSTRNDAPEKASRPFDLNRDGFIMGEGSGILILEDLETALERGAKIYAEVVGYGLTADAYHVSAPDPEGEGAIQCMKMALDFAGLTPERIDYINAHGTSTKLNDLSENKAIKAVFGAHAYKLCISSTKSVTGHLLGGAGGVEAIFTALTLKNGIIPPTMNYETPDPECDLDYVPNVARKADVKLAMSNSFGFGGTNASLILKAYEEN from the coding sequence ATGGCCAGAAGGGTTGTGGTAACAGGTCTGGGGATGGTTACTCCCCTGGGAACCGGTGTCGAGAAAAGCTGGGAAGCGGCATGCTCCGGTGCGTCGGGGATTGCTCCGATCACCAAGTTTGACGTGTCGGGATTTTCCTCGCAGATTGCCGGTGAAGTCAAAGACTTCAGATCACAGGACTTCATGGATAAACAGGAGATCCGGCGCTTCGATATATTCATCCACTATGCCATTGCATCAGCAAGGATGGCCCTGGAGGATTCGGGGTTGAGAATCGACGCCGGCAACTGCCATCGGGTCGGCTGTGTGACCGGAACCGGTCTGGGCGGGCTTACCATGCTGGAAAATTATCACTCCATCCTCTTAGAGAGAGGACCGAAGCGCATCAGCCCGTTTTTTATCCCCGGAATCATTGCCAATATGGTCCCCGGACAGATCGCCATCGAGTTTGGGGCCAAAGGACCCAATCTCTCTATCGAGACGGCGTGCGCAGCCAGCGCGCATGCTATCGGCGAATCCTTCCGGATGATACGGGACGGCATTTCAGATGTCATGATCACCGGTGGCGCAGAGGCGGTTATTACGCCCCTGGCCCTCGGAGGCTTCTGCTCCATGCGTGCGCTTTCCACAAGGAATGATGCACCGGAAAAGGCCTCCAGACCTTTTGATCTGAATCGGGATGGGTTCATCATGGGTGAAGGTTCCGGCATACTCATTCTGGAGGATCTGGAGACCGCGCTCGAAAGGGGTGCAAAGATCTACGCCGAGGTCGTCGGCTACGGACTGACAGCGGATGCCTATCATGTGTCAGCGCCCGACCCCGAGGGGGAAGGGGCGATTCAATGCATGAAAATGGCCCTTGATTTTGCAGGACTAACCCCTGAGAGGATCGATTATATCAATGCCCACGGCACCTCTACAAAACTAAACGACCTGTCTGAAAATAAGGCCATAAAGGCGGTATTCGGAGCGCACGCGTACAAACTCTGTATCAGTTCCACAAAATCGGTCACGGGGCATCTCCTCGGCGGGGCAGGGGGAGTGGAGGCCATTTTTACGGCACTGACCTTAAAAAATGGAATCATTCCCCCAACCATGAATTATGAGACCCCTGATCCGGAATGCGATCTGGATTATGTGCCCAATGTTGCACGGAAGGCGGATGTCAAGCTGGCCATGTCTAATTCATTCGGCTTTGGCGGCACCAACGCCAGCCTCATCTTAAAGGCCTATGAAGAAAATTAG
- the ribD gene encoding bifunctional diaminohydroxyphosphoribosylaminopyrimidine deaminase/5-amino-6-(5-phosphoribosylamino)uracil reductase RibD, translating into MDAEFMRLALREARKGSGRTSPNPAVGAVIVRNGTVAAKGYHRQAGLPHAEAEALNRLGNRSPGDTLYVTLEPCNHTGKTPPCTEAILKSGIRRVVVGMKDPNPQVTGGGCEFLEAHGIEVTVGVLAAECRRLNEDFLKFIGDGQPFVIAKSAMTLDGWIATSTGHSKWITNEESRAFVHRLRDRVDAVMVGIGTILADDPSLTTRLKRGRGRDPLRIVVDTHCRIPRNAKVLRQHSSADTLIVTGEGAEAADLRSFRESGMSTVTCPVREGKIDLEALMKQLGKMSVMSVLVEGGAALTGSMIRGRLIDKFYLFKAPRLLGGDDGIPMAVGPGPKKMEDSMVLKEIRVRRFGDDILIRGYPSY; encoded by the coding sequence ATGGATGCCGAATTCATGAGGCTGGCTCTTCGAGAGGCGCGAAAAGGTTCAGGCCGGACCTCGCCTAATCCTGCGGTAGGGGCGGTCATTGTTAGAAATGGAACAGTCGCCGCAAAGGGATATCACAGACAGGCGGGCCTCCCCCACGCAGAGGCGGAGGCATTAAACCGGTTGGGAAACCGGTCCCCGGGAGATACCCTTTATGTCACCCTGGAGCCCTGCAATCACACGGGTAAGACGCCGCCCTGCACCGAGGCGATACTTAAGAGCGGCATCCGAAGGGTGGTGGTCGGAATGAAAGATCCGAATCCACAGGTGACCGGCGGAGGGTGTGAATTCCTGGAGGCCCATGGTATTGAGGTGACGGTGGGTGTTCTGGCGGCCGAATGCCGGCGGCTCAATGAAGATTTTCTGAAATTTATTGGAGACGGACAACCCTTTGTGATCGCAAAGTCGGCCATGACCCTGGACGGGTGGATTGCAACCTCCACCGGTCACTCAAAATGGATCACCAACGAGGAATCCAGAGCCTTTGTGCACCGTCTGAGAGACAGGGTGGATGCCGTTATGGTGGGAATCGGAACGATTCTTGCGGACGACCCCTCCCTGACCACGCGACTGAAAAGGGGGAGAGGGAGAGATCCTCTTCGAATTGTAGTGGACACACACTGCAGGATCCCGCGCAATGCAAAGGTTTTAAGGCAGCATTCTTCTGCCGATACCCTGATCGTAACGGGTGAAGGTGCGGAGGCCGCGGATCTCCGGTCTTTTCGAGAAAGCGGGATGTCCACTGTCACATGCCCGGTGAGGGAGGGTAAAATCGATCTCGAGGCATTGATGAAACAGTTGGGAAAGATGTCTGTCATGAGTGTCCTGGTGGAAGGGGGCGCCGCCCTCACCGGATCCATGATCAGAGGGAGATTGATCGACAAATTCTACCTTTTCAAAGCGCCCAGGCTCCTTGGCGGAGATGACGGCATTCCGATGGCAGTCGGCCCGGGCCCCAAGAAGATGGAGGATTCCATGGTCCTGAAAGAAATCCGGGTGAGAAGATTTGGAGATGACATCTTGATAAGGGGATACCCCTCGTATTGA
- a CDS encoding indolepyruvate ferredoxin oxidoreductase subunit alpha, with amino-acid sequence MNRISEKADGQELLLQGNEAIARGALEGGVIFCAGYPGNPSSEIIETLIQASRDLSIYVEWSVNEKVALEAAAAASFAGCRALASMKQNGVNVVSDFLTNLALSGTKGGLVLVTCDDPGGISSTNEEDARLFARLAQIPLLEPATPQEALEMTRWAFELSEIIGNIVLLRSVSRLSHTRSNVQTGAIPDNRVTPRVDTNTPFHTFPVVAKDVARHEKLIQAADLYETSPFNCYEGPNRPEILIISSGCAWNYVSEAVQILGLEERAGVLKLGTTWPLPKNLLEKHLGSCDRILFVEEIDAFMEDNVKSLGADLGKKIGLKEYMGRASGHIPLGGELSPSIILRVVGDLFNLSWNNIEYQLRIKELTNDLISAREFGFCPGCPHRGSYYAIKTALAWDHRDGFVSGDIGCYSLGLFPTGFNQVKSVHAMGSGLGIASGYGKLDRFGFDQPVITVVGDSTFFHAGLPGLINATFNQSDILLLILDNSATAMTGFQPHPGSDATAMGEPTVPADIEGICRALGAYVEVEDPYELDNAARTIYRLMQKTGPRVLVMRRKCALVQGRQGGFPYRMRVNPDRCLGEACGCGRYCTRVFRCPGLLWDKAAGKAKIDDVICVGCGICGDICPQEAIEREKKS; translated from the coding sequence ATGAACAGAATCAGCGAAAAGGCCGATGGACAGGAACTCCTTCTTCAGGGAAACGAGGCGATTGCGCGGGGGGCACTGGAAGGGGGCGTTATTTTCTGTGCGGGGTATCCGGGTAACCCGTCGTCGGAGATTATTGAAACATTGATCCAGGCATCCCGTGATCTGTCGATCTATGTGGAATGGTCGGTCAATGAAAAGGTGGCCCTTGAGGCCGCTGCCGCCGCCTCATTTGCCGGGTGCCGGGCCTTGGCCAGCATGAAACAGAACGGCGTGAACGTGGTCTCTGATTTCCTGACCAATCTTGCGCTTTCGGGGACAAAAGGGGGGTTGGTCCTGGTGACGTGTGACGATCCGGGCGGCATATCCAGCACCAATGAGGAGGATGCCCGGCTCTTTGCCCGCCTGGCCCAGATCCCTCTGCTGGAGCCGGCCACCCCCCAGGAGGCCCTGGAGATGACCCGGTGGGCCTTTGAGCTGTCCGAGATCATCGGGAATATTGTGTTGCTTCGGAGCGTGTCCCGGCTCTCCCATACCCGAAGCAATGTCCAAACCGGGGCGATCCCGGATAATCGGGTGACCCCGCGCGTGGATACGAACACCCCTTTTCACACTTTTCCCGTGGTCGCCAAAGACGTGGCGAGGCATGAGAAGCTGATACAGGCGGCCGATCTGTATGAGACCTCTCCCTTTAACTGCTACGAAGGCCCGAACAGGCCGGAGATCCTAATTATCTCATCCGGGTGTGCCTGGAATTATGTTTCCGAGGCGGTCCAGATCCTGGGCCTTGAGGAACGGGCGGGTGTCCTGAAACTGGGAACCACCTGGCCGCTCCCCAAAAACCTGTTGGAGAAACATCTGGGAAGCTGCGATCGCATCCTCTTCGTGGAAGAGATTGATGCGTTTATGGAGGATAATGTCAAGTCCCTGGGCGCGGACCTCGGTAAGAAAATCGGTCTCAAGGAATACATGGGGAGGGCATCAGGCCACATTCCTCTAGGCGGCGAGCTTTCTCCCTCGATTATCCTCCGTGTCGTGGGAGATTTATTCAACCTTTCCTGGAACAATATTGAATATCAACTTAGAATTAAAGAGCTTACAAACGATCTCATTTCTGCGAGGGAATTCGGATTCTGCCCCGGATGCCCCCATCGAGGATCATATTACGCCATCAAAACGGCATTGGCCTGGGACCATCGGGACGGCTTTGTCTCAGGTGATATCGGGTGTTACAGCCTGGGATTGTTTCCTACCGGGTTCAACCAGGTGAAATCCGTGCATGCCATGGGGTCAGGATTAGGCATTGCCTCCGGCTACGGAAAACTCGATAGATTCGGTTTTGATCAGCCCGTGATCACTGTGGTGGGAGATTCCACCTTTTTTCATGCAGGCCTTCCCGGACTGATCAACGCAACTTTCAATCAATCCGACATCCTCCTCCTGATCCTGGACAACAGCGCAACCGCCATGACCGGATTCCAGCCCCATCCCGGCAGCGACGCCACTGCCATGGGAGAGCCGACCGTTCCAGCCGATATCGAAGGGATCTGCCGCGCCTTGGGGGCTTACGTGGAAGTGGAAGACCCCTATGAACTGGACAATGCGGCCCGCACCATTTACCGGCTCATGCAAAAGACGGGGCCCAGGGTCCTTGTGATGCGACGCAAATGCGCACTAGTCCAGGGGAGACAAGGGGGATTCCCGTATCGAATGCGCGTCAACCCGGATCGGTGTCTGGGCGAGGCATGCGGGTGCGGCCGGTATTGCACCCGGGTTTTTCGCTGTCCCGGACTCCTATGGGATAAAGCGGCTGGAAAGGCGAAAATCGATGACGTCATCTGTGTGGGGTGTGGGATTTGCGGAGATATCTGCCCGCAGGAGGCTATTGAGCGAGAGAAAAAATCATGA
- a CDS encoding lytic transglycosylase domain-containing protein, whose product MDEDVFIRSIFLKKSAFILCIVVASTFLAFSSSGVTSLRPQPQYEQVEKEPAVDVYMPPALNIDMPPALGKKSKRYHDIILKAATRHMVDPALIKAIVMAESGYDPQAVSSQGATGLMQLMPRTAESLGVEDAFNPEHNVNGGVRYFKQLLEEFNCDIELALAAYNAGSSTVKRHHGIPPIKATQHYVKKVFAYYHYYTNEIIGQADNV is encoded by the coding sequence ATGGATGAGGACGTATTCATACGATCGATTTTCCTTAAGAAATCTGCTTTTATTCTCTGTATTGTAGTCGCCTCCACCTTCCTTGCATTCAGTTCTTCCGGAGTGACAAGTCTTCGACCCCAGCCTCAATACGAACAGGTGGAAAAAGAACCCGCCGTGGATGTCTATATGCCTCCCGCCTTGAATATCGATATGCCTCCCGCCTTGGGAAAAAAATCCAAGCGCTATCATGATATCATCCTTAAGGCTGCAACCCGTCACATGGTAGATCCTGCGCTTATCAAGGCGATTGTCATGGCTGAATCCGGATACGATCCTCAAGCCGTTTCCAGCCAGGGAGCCACCGGGCTCATGCAGCTAATGCCCAGAACGGCTGAGTCATTGGGCGTGGAGGACGCGTTCAATCCCGAGCATAATGTGAATGGTGGCGTCAGATATTTCAAACAACTCTTGGAAGAGTTCAATTGCGATATCGAATTGGCATTAGCGGCCTACAATGCCGGAAGCAGCACGGTCAAACGGCATCACGGCATCCCTCCCATAAAGGCGACCCAGCATTACGTAAAAAAGGTCTTTGCGTATTATCACTATTACACGAACGAAATCATCGGCCAAGCAGACAACGTTTAG
- a CDS encoding purine-nucleoside phosphorylase: MEEKISNTVAFLKDRLKEPPEIGMITGTGLGALTERITADLRLPYEKIPHFPRSTVEGHKGTLVAGRVADRSIIAMEGRFHLYEGYSPQEVTFPVRVMAGLGVRYLLMSSAAGGLNPQFNSGDLMIVTDHINLKGSNPLPGANLDQFGPRFPDMSRAYSKDLIRIARQEAVQAGIMICQGVYVGVLGPSLETPAETRFLRMIGADAVGMSTVSQTIVAVHCGLRVLAIAVITNVNLPDCMEQTSMEDVITASQKAGPVLTDLWERIIGRLPAK, from the coding sequence ATGGAAGAAAAGATATCAAACACCGTGGCGTTCTTGAAAGACAGGCTGAAGGAACCCCCTGAAATAGGGATGATTACAGGAACAGGATTGGGGGCGCTAACGGAAAGGATCACCGCTGACCTGCGTCTTCCCTATGAAAAGATCCCCCATTTTCCCAGATCAACGGTTGAAGGTCATAAGGGGACCCTGGTAGCCGGCAGAGTCGCCGACAGATCGATTATTGCCATGGAAGGCCGTTTTCATCTCTACGAGGGGTATTCCCCTCAGGAGGTCACCTTTCCCGTGAGGGTCATGGCCGGTCTCGGCGTGCGCTATCTGCTGATGTCAAGCGCGGCCGGCGGGCTCAACCCACAGTTCAATAGCGGAGACCTTATGATTGTTACGGACCATATCAATCTGAAAGGGTCCAATCCGTTGCCGGGAGCCAATCTTGATCAGTTCGGTCCCCGCTTTCCTGATATGAGCAGGGCCTATTCAAAAGATCTGATCCGGATCGCCAGGCAGGAGGCCGTTCAGGCGGGGATTATGATCTGCCAGGGGGTCTACGTGGGCGTCTTGGGGCCGTCCTTGGAAACGCCCGCCGAAACACGATTTTTAAGGATGATCGGCGCGGATGCAGTGGGGATGTCCACGGTTTCACAAACCATTGTCGCGGTCCACTGCGGCCTCAGGGTCCTCGCTATCGCCGTTATCACCAATGTAAATCTTCCCGACTGCATGGAGCAGACCTCAATGGAAGATGTAATCACCGCATCCCAAAAGGCTGGGCCGGTACTGACGGATCTCTGGGAACGGATTATCGGCAGGCTGCCGGCCAAGTGA